The Paenibacillus tianjinensis genome has a window encoding:
- a CDS encoding voltage-gated chloride channel family protein has protein sequence MTRLKQKWSEAAEKWWFAASWVTLLKWIVLGGGVGILTGTASAFFLKSLDFVTDIRLAHPWLLFLLPLGGALVSLLYFKYGGSSAKGNNLILEQIQAGNEPVMLRMAPLVLFGTLITHLFGGSAGREGTAVQMGGSLADWFGKMLKVGPVDRRILLICGISGGFGSIFGTPLAGTVFGLEVLAIGLISHEALIPAFIASFVGNLTATSFWGITHLHYPIGQIPSLTFVVLLKVVFASILFGLTSILFSELTHALKKGYTRWFANPMIKSAVGGVVIIVLVYVLGTRDYLGLGIPLIQDSFTGDVAPFAFLGKLVFTSLTLGAGFQGGEVTPLFAIGATLGHALSGFLHLYAPFLAALGFVAVFCGATNTPIACFLMGIELFGAEGAVYLFIACLVSYLFSGHTGIYTSQQIGISKSQFTSIPQGTTLAKAKLLRKKGKDPS, from the coding sequence ATGACCCGGTTGAAACAAAAATGGTCTGAGGCTGCTGAGAAATGGTGGTTTGCTGCATCATGGGTAACTTTACTGAAGTGGATTGTACTCGGGGGCGGAGTGGGGATATTAACAGGAACAGCGTCAGCTTTTTTTCTGAAAAGCCTGGACTTTGTGACGGATATAAGATTGGCCCATCCGTGGCTGCTTTTTTTACTTCCCCTGGGAGGGGCGCTGGTCAGCCTGCTGTATTTTAAATATGGGGGCAGCAGTGCTAAAGGCAATAACTTAATTCTGGAGCAAATTCAGGCGGGCAATGAGCCCGTAATGCTGCGGATGGCTCCGCTTGTATTATTTGGAACGCTTATTACCCATTTGTTTGGCGGCTCTGCAGGACGGGAGGGGACAGCGGTGCAGATGGGCGGCAGCTTAGCCGATTGGTTCGGAAAGATGTTAAAGGTCGGCCCTGTTGACCGGAGGATTCTGCTGATATGCGGGATTAGCGGCGGCTTCGGCTCGATCTTTGGGACACCTTTGGCCGGAACGGTGTTTGGACTGGAAGTGCTTGCAATAGGATTAATCAGCCATGAAGCGCTTATCCCTGCTTTTATCGCCAGCTTTGTCGGAAACTTGACAGCTACTTCATTCTGGGGCATCACACATCTGCACTATCCTATAGGACAGATTCCTTCCCTGACTTTTGTAGTGCTGCTTAAGGTTGTATTTGCTTCCATTTTGTTTGGACTTACGAGCATCCTGTTCAGTGAGCTGACTCATGCGCTGAAAAAGGGCTATACCCGCTGGTTCGCTAATCCAATGATAAAAAGTGCTGTCGGTGGTGTAGTGATTATTGTGCTGGTGTACGTTTTGGGAACTAGAGATTACCTGGGGCTGGGGATCCCTTTGATTCAGGATTCATTTACCGGAGACGTTGCTCCGTTTGCCTTCTTAGGAAAGCTTGTATTCACATCGCTGACCCTGGGAGCAGGCTTTCAAGGCGGGGAAGTCACTCCGTTGTTTGCCATTGGAGCTACATTAGGACATGCATTATCCGGATTTTTACACCTGTATGCCCCTTTTCTGGCCGCACTCGGTTTTGTCGCCGTATTCTGCGGTGCCACTAACACGCCTATCGCCTGCTTTTTGATGGGCATTGAATTGTTTGGAGCCGAAGGGGCCGTTTACCTCTTTATCGCTTGTCTTGTAAGTTATTTGTTCTCGGGGCATACCGGCATCTATACCTCACAGCAAATCGGTATATCCAAAAGCCAGTTCACTTCCATCCCGCAAGGGACAACACTGGCCAAAGCCAAGCTCCTTAGAAAGAAAGGCAAAGACCCCTCATGA